DNA sequence from the Cucumis melo cultivar AY chromosome 6, USDA_Cmelo_AY_1.0, whole genome shotgun sequence genome:
CTCGATCTTATCTTCCTGTAGATAGCAAAGGTTTTAATAATCATCAGAATCTGAACAAAGCGTTTAATAAAATAACTAGTACCATATTGATAGTGATGATGATCAAACTATAACATGCTTCACGTACCTATAGATTTCTTGCAATGGAGGACTGCCTCATAGATTGAGCTCTCAGAATCACAGGATCTTCGCCAATCATCGGCAGAGTAAGCTACGCTTATCCGCGGCGATGCTTCATATGAATATTCCCAATTCTTCATAGATTTGGATCTTCTACCAACATTTTCTGGTTTAGAACTTGATGCTCTATGACCTCGTATTCTTTGGTACAATGGCTTGAAAAAACTCAAATACTTTTGCAACACTTTCTTCGATAGTTTCCGACACTTTCTCATTGACGAGCAGTCAGAAGTATTGGCTGGATGGACGTCGTTTTCTATATGGGAAGATTTTGGAAGATTTGGATTGAAATCTTCATCCTCGTATTTCTGAACTTTCACTGGATCAATGAAAAAAGGCACAAGACAACCATTGGAAATCAGCTGATCAGCATGTACAAATGTGAGAGAAGGCGGCGAGACAGggaaatcaaatttaaaatcttGAGAGTTCCTAAAAAATCTCTTGGAGGGTGGCATTCTTGGGTCCATCTCGATGAAGGAGGAAGCAGCTTCATCGGAAGCATCAAGTGAAGTCCTAAAGGAATTGTTGCCTGAGCTCTCTAGAGATGGCTTTATATTCACTAACCAACTATATGAAAAGCTGTCAATTGAAAGAGGCTGGGATGTCTCCATTTCCAGCAGCTTTGCtttatttcaatatatttgtgCAGAACACAACTTCAAAGAATATTATTAGCTACTGAAATCTCTCTTCTTTATAGAACATATCCACAGGGGCTTTGTGGTTcacatacacacatatatacacatctgtgtgtgtgtgtatatatatgaaaaacctcaatctcctctctctctctaattCTTATGTTTGTGATTGGGCAAGAAACAGtgaaattaataattcaaaaaaagagaaaaaaaaaggtggaAAGGAACAGAAATTCGAGTCCCTACAGGCAAATATAATGTAGTGTTTGCATCAGTACATTCAACCCCACATCTCTTTTAATCATTTCCTCTTCCTCTATACTTCATGAAGAAGACAGATTCTCTTTCCAAAAAGATATTCACTTTATTCATCACAAGTTTGAACCGTAGATGCGAGACATCAACACGTCGATTCAAACTTGTTAAAAAACTCAACGACATTACGACAGACGTACAAAAAGACAGTCAGATTCAAAGCTCTCAAAAGCAttaaccaaaaaaagaaaaaaaaaatccatgatTCCCAATTCTGATACGTAGACAAGTTGTTGTCcttgtaattaaattaaataaaattggtGGTGAAGAAATTGGTTGAGCTAAAATATCAAACTGTTGGTGAATGGTAAAGAATGAACAGACTTTTTCATCCACCAACAGTAGTGAGTGGTATAGAAATTTGAAAACTTTATCTCGTTTAACTGTCAGAACAAATGTTGCGtcattttcatttcaaaattagtaagaaaaaaaaaaagaggaaaaaagaatggTAAAGAGACAGACAAATGGTCCAAAGGATTGTCGGGAAAAGACATAGACAGAGGCCGAGGTTTTTGGGACATCACCCAAAAAAGGAGAGTGACTTCAAACAAATTGGTCCCCCTTTAAAGACAATAATGATTGCAAGAGAATCCAAACATTCATTGCCCACATTTTGATTCCTAAAGAGAATGTTGTGTGTTTGGTTTTGTAAAGTTTGGTTGTGTAATattattcaaaatataaataaaataataaataaaaggaaaaaaaaagggggggagGGAAAGTACAGCATAAGAAACCAAACCTAATTTAGGGTATAATCATGAAGAAGAAGTAGGATTTTTAGCTAAAATTGAATCCAAAAGAAAAACCCTTAGAATTTGTTGTCTGTAACAAACTGGACATGcttaattaactaaaacaaataattaGAAGTTGTTGTTGGTTTAATCTTTGAGATTAAAAGAATTGTAGGTTTAATGAGTTTGTCTATTTTAGGAGCAAGTGAGGTCTACTAAAATACTTGCAAGTGTGTAATACacacctctctctctctctctctctctctatttctAGATGACAGACTTTTTAGTAATATTTTACCCATGATGGGAATATTTTATctgttgaatttgattttgttgtttgtcatattttttaaaaagaaaattttagttAAATATGAATGTGAGTCCTTGAAtgattttgtttatatttttttatgtaacaGTTTAGTCTATAAAATTTACTATACAAAGAATTTAGTTAGTTATACTCTGCTATACTGTGATGATTTAGTTATTATACGGTAAAAATTAGTGTTAAAGATTTATTGAGATTATTTATTGGAGCAGTAAACTAATTAGAGAATCATatttttcccaaaatataaagTTCGTatgagaaaataataaaaattgacctctacttttttttttttaggaattTTTGTCTATTAGGCATTTAATtgttacaaattttaaatatgagGATTAAATTATTACACACGTTTATGGACTAAATTGTTGCAAAATTGAGAATACACTGACTAAATcattacaaattaaaatttagaaaataaatggTTACTTTCATGAAAGTTGGAGGATCAAATGTATTTTTGAATCTAAGATTTTTCTTATAAAATTGTTATGACTCATGTATGTACTCAACTTTTTTTCCCTCTATCACAAACTTAATTCAGTTAATTAAGTTCGATATTAATTGCATGACATTTTTGTAGTAATTCTaagaagtaaaataaaaaaaaattataaaaatttgtTTCTCTGTTCATCTTTGATGTAACCTTTCTTAATCGACTGCTTAAAGACATATATCTTCAaccaaaaatttagatatttaATCCCTATTTTCTAAGATAGTTGAACTCATGCAAAAATAGATATATCTATTAAGTTCAGTATAAGATTTATAAATATTAGA
Encoded proteins:
- the LOC103484135 gene encoding probable membrane-associated kinase regulator 6, which codes for METSQPLSIDSFSYSWLVNIKPSLESSGNNSFRTSLDASDEAASSFIEMDPRMPPSKRFFRNSQDFKFDFPVSPPSLTFVHADQLISNGCLVPFFIDPVKVQKYEDEDFNPNLPKSSHIENDVHPANTSDCSSMRKCRKLSKKVLQKYLSFFKPLYQRIRGHRASSSKPENVGRRSKSMKNWEYSYEASPRISVAYSADDWRRSCDSESSIYEAVLHCKKSIGR